The following coding sequences lie in one Streptomyces albofaciens JCM 4342 genomic window:
- a CDS encoding amidohydrolase family protein: MESFPKIISVDDHTVEPPDVWRDRLPSKYHDIGPRIVRAPVAEMTFAGGRFAPKMGRPGDPGPLADWWVYEDLHRPLTRLDTAVGYPRDDIRLEGITYEQMRPGSFSVPERLADMDANHVQSALCFPTFPRFCGQTFTEAKDRELALLGVRAYNDWMVEDWCGPAARGRLVPLTLVPLWDPELAAEEVRRNAERGVRAVCFSEIPPHLGLPSIHTGHWDPFLRACDETGTVIAMHIGSSSRMPSTSADAPPAVGSTITFANCCFSMVDWLMSGAFDRFPGLKVMYAEGQIGWIPYILERADVVWEENRGWGGVADKVLRPPSELFAGHVYGCFFDDAFGLRNLDAIGVGNVLYETDYPHSDSTWPRSREVGEAQMGHLAPDVVERIVRGNAIELLGLTPEGLWAHAA; this comes from the coding sequence ATGGAGAGTTTTCCGAAGATAATCTCGGTGGACGATCACACGGTGGAGCCGCCCGATGTCTGGCGGGACCGCCTCCCCTCGAAATATCACGACATCGGCCCCCGAATCGTCCGGGCGCCGGTGGCGGAAATGACCTTCGCCGGCGGAAGATTCGCGCCGAAAATGGGCCGGCCGGGCGACCCCGGCCCGCTCGCCGACTGGTGGGTCTACGAGGACCTGCACCGCCCCCTGACCCGCCTCGACACGGCCGTCGGGTACCCCCGGGACGACATCAGACTCGAAGGCATCACCTACGAGCAGATGCGCCCCGGTTCCTTCAGCGTGCCGGAGCGGCTGGCGGACATGGACGCCAACCATGTGCAGTCCGCCCTCTGTTTCCCCACATTCCCGCGCTTTTGCGGACAGACCTTCACGGAGGCCAAGGACCGCGAACTGGCGCTGCTCGGTGTGCGCGCGTACAACGACTGGATGGTCGAGGACTGGTGCGGCCCGGCCGCGCGCGGACGCCTCGTACCGCTCACGCTCGTCCCGTTGTGGGACCCGGAGCTGGCCGCCGAGGAGGTGCGCCGGAACGCGGAACGGGGCGTACGGGCGGTCTGCTTCAGCGAGATTCCGCCACATCTGGGACTGCCCAGCATCCACACCGGTCACTGGGACCCCTTCCTGCGGGCCTGCGACGAGACCGGGACGGTCATCGCCATGCACATCGGGTCCTCCAGCCGGATGCCGTCCACCTCCGCCGACGCGCCGCCCGCCGTCGGCTCCACGATCACCTTCGCCAACTGCTGCTTCTCGATGGTCGACTGGCTGATGAGCGGAGCGTTCGACCGCTTCCCCGGCCTGAAGGTCATGTACGCGGAGGGACAGATCGGGTGGATCCCGTACATCCTGGAGCGCGCCGACGTGGTCTGGGAGGAGAACCGCGGCTGGGGCGGGGTCGCCGACAAGGTGCTGCGCCCGCCGTCCGAGCTCTTCGCCGGCCATGTGTACGGCTGCTTCTTCGACGACGCCTTCGGCCTGCGCAACCTGGACGCGATCGGCGTGGGCAACGTCCTGTACGAGACCGACTACCCGCACTCCGACTCCACCTGGCCGCGCTCCCGCGAGGTCGGCGAGGCCCAGATGGGCCACCTGGCGCCCGACGTGGTCGAGCGGATCGTCCGCGGCAACGCCATCGAGTTGCTGGGGCTGACGCCGGAAGGGCTGTGGGCGCACGCGGCGTGA
- a CDS encoding alpha/beta fold hydrolase, producing the protein MTTFVLVSGGYTGGWIWREVAEHLRAVGHRAEPVTLTGMGDRRHLSGPGTDLNTHIEDVAQVLDHVGAGEEGEAGETVLVAHCYGAYPALGAADRDPGRLARLVHVDAGLPTDGASVLDALPDPAVRERLHRRAQEHGDGWRLPPPAFEETDIWGSLDGISQEGRERLARFAAPQPLATLTQPIRLTGATAALPATGIFCTKNVTSTAALRDLVASGDPRFAALADPRYGFFDLDTGHWPMLSCPGELADLLLRAAADEGERLGAPGR; encoded by the coding sequence ATGACGACGTTCGTGCTGGTGTCGGGCGGCTACACCGGAGGGTGGATCTGGCGGGAGGTGGCGGAGCACCTGCGGGCGGTGGGGCACCGGGCGGAACCGGTGACACTGACCGGCATGGGGGACCGCCGCCACCTCTCGGGACCCGGCACCGACCTGAACACCCACATCGAGGACGTGGCGCAGGTCCTGGACCACGTCGGCGCGGGCGAGGAGGGCGAGGCGGGGGAGACGGTGCTCGTCGCCCACTGTTACGGCGCCTACCCGGCGCTGGGCGCCGCGGACCGCGACCCGGGCCGCCTGGCGCGCCTCGTACACGTGGACGCGGGCCTGCCCACCGACGGCGCGTCCGTCCTGGACGCGCTGCCCGACCCGGCCGTACGGGAACGCCTGCACCGCCGCGCCCAGGAACACGGCGACGGCTGGCGTCTGCCGCCCCCGGCCTTCGAGGAGACCGACATCTGGGGCAGCCTGGACGGCATCTCGCAGGAGGGCCGGGAGCGGCTGGCCCGCTTCGCGGCGCCGCAGCCCCTGGCCACCCTCACCCAGCCGATCCGGCTGACCGGCGCCACGGCCGCACTGCCGGCCACGGGCATCTTCTGCACGAAGAACGTCACCAGCACCGCCGCCCTCCGCGACCTGGTGGCGTCCGGCGACCCGCGCTTCGCCGCGCTCGCCGACCCCCGGTACGGCTTCTTCGACCTCGACACCGGGCACTGGCCCATGCTGTCCTGCCCCGGCGAGCTGGCCGACCTGCTGCTGCGGGCCGCGGCGGACGAGGGGGAGCGGCTCGGCGCACCCGGCCGATGA
- a CDS encoding thiol-disulfide oxidoreductase DCC family protein encodes MSNRPVLVYDGDCGFCTTSVRFAERRIRPRCTVTAWQFADLEALGVTRERAEHEVLWITPAGTVYGGAQAVAKLLMSARGGWAVPGALLTLPPFRQLAHVVYRLVADNRHRMPGGTAACSLPSHLRP; translated from the coding sequence ATGAGCAACCGACCCGTACTCGTCTACGACGGGGACTGCGGCTTCTGCACCACCTCCGTGCGGTTCGCCGAGCGCCGTATCCGCCCCCGCTGCACCGTCACCGCCTGGCAGTTCGCCGATCTCGAAGCGCTCGGCGTCACCCGGGAGCGGGCCGAGCACGAGGTCCTGTGGATCACCCCGGCCGGGACGGTGTACGGCGGGGCGCAGGCGGTCGCCAAGCTGCTGATGAGCGCGCGGGGCGGCTGGGCCGTGCCCGGGGCGCTGCTGACCCTGCCCCCGTTCCGGCAGCTCGCCCACGTCGTCTACCGGCTGGTGGCCGACAACCGGCACCGGATGCCCGGCGGCACCGCCGCCTGCTCACTGCCCTCCCACCTCAGGCCCTGA
- a CDS encoding TIGR03619 family F420-dependent LLM class oxidoreductase, whose amino-acid sequence MRVLPEGRLSYGMQLPVQSQSTLYAEPWEAGAGPADLVEIARAADRHGFAYIACCEHIGVPRRLAAAMSTVWYDPVATLAYLAAATTRVRLLSHIALVGLKHPLITAKQYATLDRLSGGRLILGVGAGHVREEFDALGVDFTRRGALLDEAVDALKAALGPEEFPAFQGKRFAFAGLGQSPRPAQVPRPPVWVGGSSPAAVRRAAVRGDGWLPQGDRRDRLPGQLAKLRRLREEAGIRTPAEAGAITEPLYVGAPAWEVGRCTLAGAPERLADSLREYGAMGVQQIQVRFRSRSRAELTDQMAAFAEEVAPYLDS is encoded by the coding sequence GTGCGGGTGCTGCCCGAAGGGCGGCTGTCGTACGGCATGCAGCTCCCGGTGCAGTCGCAGAGCACCCTGTACGCGGAGCCCTGGGAGGCCGGGGCCGGGCCGGCCGACCTCGTCGAGATCGCCCGCGCGGCCGACCGCCACGGCTTCGCCTACATCGCCTGCTGCGAGCACATCGGTGTCCCGCGCCGGCTGGCCGCGGCCATGAGCACGGTCTGGTACGACCCGGTCGCCACCCTCGCGTACCTGGCGGCGGCCACCACCCGCGTCCGCCTGCTCAGCCACATCGCCCTGGTCGGCCTCAAGCACCCGCTGATCACGGCGAAGCAGTACGCGACGCTGGACCGCCTCTCGGGCGGTCGGCTGATCCTCGGCGTCGGCGCCGGGCACGTACGGGAGGAGTTCGACGCCCTCGGCGTGGACTTCACGCGGCGCGGGGCCCTGCTGGACGAGGCGGTCGACGCGCTGAAGGCGGCCCTGGGGCCCGAGGAGTTCCCCGCCTTTCAAGGGAAACGATTCGCCTTCGCGGGGCTGGGCCAGTCACCGCGCCCCGCGCAGGTGCCGCGCCCGCCCGTCTGGGTGGGCGGCTCCTCACCCGCCGCCGTGCGCAGGGCGGCGGTCCGGGGTGACGGCTGGCTGCCGCAGGGCGACCGCCGGGACCGGCTGCCGGGACAGCTGGCGAAGCTGCGGCGGCTGCGCGAGGAGGCGGGCATCCGTACGCCCGCCGAGGCCGGTGCCATCACCGAGCCGCTGTACGTCGGCGCGCCCGCGTGGGAGGTCGGGCGGTGCACGCTCGCCGGGGCGCCCGAGCGGCTGGCCGACTCGCTCCGGGAGTACGGGGCCATGGGCGTACAGCAGATCCAGGTGCGGTTCCGCAGCCGGAGCCGCGCCGAACTCACCGACCAGATGGCGGCGTTCGCGGAGGAGGTGGCGCCGTACCTCGACAGCTGA
- a CDS encoding LLM class flavin-dependent oxidoreductase: MEFGLFVQGYVPAARARVDPEAEHHALLEETEYVIQADRSGFKYAWASEHHFLEEYSHLSANDVYLGYLAHATERIHLGSGIFNPLAPVNHPVKVAEKAAMLDHLSGGRFEFGTGRGAGSHEILGFMPGVTDMNHTKELWEETIAEFPRMWLQDEYQGFQGKHWQLPPRKVLPKPYGPAHPPMWYAAGSPSSYAMAGKKGLGVLGFSVQKVADMEWVVESYKTAVEQAEPVGAYVNDNVMVTSTAICAETHREAVEIAVGGGLNYLQSLLFRYHDTFPRPEGIPEWPELLPEYTEEIIELLIAEELMICGDPDEVFRQCKRWEQAGADQLSFGLPIGVSREDTLTTIRLIGEHVIPKIDTDPVHRTARFRQAAA, translated from the coding sequence GTGGAATTCGGGCTGTTCGTACAGGGATACGTACCCGCCGCGCGGGCCAGGGTGGACCCCGAGGCGGAGCACCACGCACTGCTGGAGGAGACCGAGTACGTCATCCAGGCCGACCGGTCCGGGTTCAAGTACGCCTGGGCCTCCGAGCACCACTTCCTGGAGGAGTACTCCCACCTGTCGGCCAACGACGTGTACCTGGGCTACCTCGCGCACGCCACCGAGCGCATCCACCTCGGCTCCGGGATCTTCAACCCGCTCGCGCCGGTCAACCACCCGGTCAAGGTCGCCGAGAAGGCGGCCATGCTCGACCACCTCTCCGGGGGCCGCTTCGAGTTCGGCACCGGGCGGGGCGCGGGCAGCCACGAGATCCTGGGGTTCATGCCGGGCGTCACCGACATGAACCACACCAAGGAGCTGTGGGAGGAGACCATCGCCGAGTTCCCCAGGATGTGGCTCCAGGACGAGTACCAGGGCTTCCAGGGGAAGCACTGGCAACTGCCGCCCCGCAAGGTCCTGCCCAAGCCGTACGGGCCCGCCCACCCGCCGATGTGGTACGCGGCCGGCTCGCCGTCCTCGTACGCCATGGCCGGGAAGAAGGGGCTGGGCGTGCTGGGCTTCAGCGTGCAGAAGGTCGCCGACATGGAGTGGGTCGTCGAGTCGTACAAGACGGCCGTCGAACAGGCCGAGCCGGTCGGCGCGTACGTCAACGACAACGTCATGGTGACCTCCACCGCGATCTGTGCCGAGACGCACCGCGAGGCGGTCGAGATCGCCGTCGGGGGCGGGCTCAACTACCTCCAGTCGCTGCTGTTCCGCTACCACGACACCTTCCCGCGCCCCGAGGGCATCCCCGAGTGGCCCGAGCTGCTGCCCGAGTACACCGAGGAGATCATCGAGCTGCTGATCGCCGAGGAGCTGATGATCTGCGGCGACCCCGACGAGGTCTTCCGGCAGTGCAAGCGCTGGGAGCAGGCGGGCGCCGACCAGCTCTCCTTCGGCCTGCCGATCGGCGTCTCGCGCGAGGACACCCTCACCACCATCCGGCTGATCGGCGAGCACGTGATCCCGAAGATCGACACGGACCCGGTCCACCGGACCGCCCGCTTCCGGCAGGCCGCCGCCTGA
- a CDS encoding N-acyl-D-amino-acid deacylase family protein: MLDHLIKGATIVDGTGAPAYQADLAVHQGRIAAVGRITDPARTTEDAHGLVLTPGFVDPHTHYDAQLFWDPCATPSMHHGVTTVAGGNCGFTLAPLNPDRPGDADYTRRMMSRVEGMSLAALEQGAPWNWSTFGEYLDALEGRTAVNAGFMVGHCALRRHVMGPDAIGGQPTDAQLDAMLRLLHEAMDAGAWGLSTTQSSTHADGDGRPVASRHARPAELLALSRAVADHEGTQLEAIVAGCLDRFADEEIDLLVEMTAAAGRPLNWNVLTIDSAVPERVPRQLEASERARKAGGRIVALTMPILTPMNMSLRTFCALNLIPGWGDVLALPVPERIARLRDPAVQEEMLRRAASEEAGVFRRLTDFARYVIGDTYSAANAGLSGRVVGDIAAERGQDPFRCLVEICAADDLRTVLWPMPTDNDPESWALRQRTWQHEDVLLGGSDAGAHLDRMCGAPYTTRFLGDCLRGRKLVDLETAVRMLTDDPARLFGLRDRGRIAVGHHADLVLLDPERIDAGPATLVHDLPGDSPRLDSRAAGIVSVRVNGVETVRDGEVTGAVPGRVLRSGRDTGTVRTR, encoded by the coding sequence ATGCTCGACCACCTGATCAAGGGCGCCACGATCGTCGACGGCACCGGCGCCCCCGCGTACCAGGCCGACCTCGCCGTCCACCAGGGCCGTATCGCCGCCGTCGGCCGGATCACCGACCCCGCCCGCACGACCGAGGACGCCCACGGCCTCGTCCTGACGCCCGGCTTCGTGGACCCGCACACCCACTACGACGCCCAGCTGTTCTGGGACCCCTGTGCGACCCCCTCCATGCACCACGGCGTCACCACCGTCGCGGGCGGCAACTGCGGCTTCACCCTCGCCCCGCTCAACCCGGACCGCCCCGGCGACGCCGACTACACCCGCCGCATGATGAGCCGGGTCGAGGGGATGTCGCTGGCCGCGCTGGAACAGGGCGCGCCGTGGAACTGGTCCACCTTCGGCGAGTACCTGGACGCCCTGGAGGGCCGCACCGCCGTCAACGCGGGCTTCATGGTCGGCCACTGCGCGCTGCGCCGCCACGTCATGGGCCCCGACGCGATCGGCGGACAGCCCACGGATGCCCAGTTGGACGCCATGCTCCGGCTCTTGCACGAGGCCATGGACGCGGGCGCCTGGGGCCTGTCCACCACCCAGTCCTCGACCCACGCGGACGGCGACGGCCGGCCGGTCGCCTCCCGGCACGCCCGCCCCGCCGAACTCCTCGCCCTGTCCCGCGCGGTCGCCGACCACGAGGGCACCCAGCTGGAAGCGATCGTCGCCGGCTGCCTCGACCGGTTCGCGGACGAGGAGATCGACCTGCTCGTGGAGATGACGGCCGCCGCCGGACGCCCGCTGAACTGGAACGTGCTGACCATCGACAGCGCCGTACCGGAACGCGTGCCCCGGCAGCTGGAGGCGAGCGAACGCGCCCGCAAGGCGGGCGGCCGGATCGTCGCCCTCACCATGCCGATCCTCACCCCGATGAACATGTCCCTGCGCACCTTCTGCGCCCTCAACCTCATCCCCGGCTGGGGCGACGTCCTCGCCCTGCCCGTACCGGAGCGCATCGCCCGGCTCCGCGACCCCGCCGTACAGGAGGAGATGCTGCGGCGCGCGGCGAGCGAGGAGGCGGGCGTCTTCCGGCGGCTGACGGACTTCGCCCGGTACGTCATCGGCGACACGTACTCCGCCGCCAACGCCGGGCTCTCCGGCCGCGTGGTCGGCGACATCGCCGCCGAGCGCGGCCAGGACCCCTTCCGCTGCCTGGTCGAGATCTGCGCCGCGGACGACCTGCGCACCGTCCTGTGGCCGATGCCCACCGACAACGACCCGGAGAGCTGGGCGCTGCGGCAGCGCACCTGGCAGCACGAGGACGTCCTGCTGGGCGGCTCCGACGCGGGCGCCCACCTGGACCGCATGTGCGGCGCCCCGTACACGACCCGCTTCCTCGGCGACTGTCTGCGCGGCCGGAAGCTGGTGGACCTGGAGACGGCCGTACGGATGCTGACCGACGACCCGGCGCGGCTGTTCGGGCTGCGCGACCGCGGCCGGATCGCCGTCGGCCACCACGCCGACCTGGTGCTCCTCGACCCGGAGCGGATCGACGCGGGCCCGGCCACGCTGGTGCACGACCTGCCGGGGGACAGCC